One Polynucleobacter sp. MWH-Spelu-300-X4 genomic window carries:
- the obgE gene encoding GTPase ObgE, with amino-acid sequence MKFIDEARIEVVAGHGGSGSASMRREKFIEFGGPDGGDGGKGGSVYAIADRNINTLVDYRFAKKHLAQNGEPGRGSDCYGKAGQDIELRMPVGTIIHDMDTNEVIADLTYHGQRLCLAKGGAGGWGNLHFKSSTNRAPRQKTSGLPGEEHKLRLELKVLADVGLLGMPNAGKSTLITAVSNARPKIADYPFTTLHPNLGVVRVGQERSFVIADIPGLIEGAAEGAGLGHRFLRHLQRTNLLLHLVDMAPFDENIDTVAEAKAIVNELKKYDESLYDKPRWLVLNKVDMIPEEERAKRIKAFIKAYGWKGPVFEISALTGEGCQQLCYAIQTDLDAKRQERDDQEEHDADVRFHGNDEDSDSEVND; translated from the coding sequence ATGAAATTTATCGACGAAGCCCGTATTGAAGTAGTTGCCGGCCATGGTGGTTCCGGTAGCGCATCTATGCGTCGTGAAAAATTTATTGAATTTGGTGGTCCTGATGGCGGTGATGGCGGTAAGGGTGGTAGCGTTTACGCTATTGCTGATCGCAACATCAACACATTGGTGGATTACCGGTTTGCTAAAAAACATTTGGCTCAAAATGGTGAGCCAGGTCGTGGATCGGATTGTTATGGTAAGGCAGGTCAAGATATTGAATTGCGCATGCCAGTTGGAACCATTATTCACGACATGGATACCAATGAAGTTATTGCTGACTTAACTTACCATGGCCAACGTTTGTGTTTGGCCAAAGGTGGTGCTGGTGGTTGGGGTAACTTGCATTTCAAGAGCAGTACCAATCGCGCGCCAAGACAAAAAACCAGTGGTTTACCTGGTGAAGAACATAAGTTGCGTTTGGAGTTAAAAGTATTGGCTGATGTTGGTTTGTTGGGGATGCCTAATGCAGGTAAATCAACATTAATCACAGCAGTATCAAATGCTCGACCAAAAATTGCAGACTATCCGTTTACAACCTTGCACCCTAATTTAGGTGTGGTGCGTGTTGGTCAAGAACGTAGTTTTGTGATTGCCGATATTCCAGGTTTGATTGAGGGCGCTGCTGAAGGTGCGGGGCTTGGCCATCGTTTCTTGCGTCACTTGCAACGAACTAACTTGTTATTGCATTTGGTTGATATGGCGCCATTCGATGAGAATATTGACACAGTTGCTGAAGCTAAAGCGATTGTTAATGAACTAAAAAAATACGATGAGTCTTTGTACGATAAGCCACGTTGGTTGGTGTTGAACAAAGTGGATATGATTCCTGAAGAGGAACGTGCAAAGCGTATTAAAGCTTTCATCAAAGCTTATGGTTGGAAAGGCCCAGTATTTGAAATTTCCGCCTTAACTGGTGAAGGTTGTCAGCAGCTTTGTTATGCGATTCAAACAGATTTGGATGCGAAGCGCCAAGAACGTGATGATCAAGAAGAGCATGATGCGGACGTGCGTTTTCATGGCAATGATGAAGACAGTGATTCAGAAGTAAACGATTAA
- a CDS encoding polyprenyl synthetase family protein yields the protein MSTNLQTILSPISADMQSLNEVIRNRLSSEVALINQISGYIIEAGGKRIRPALLLLTAKAIANGKPLAHHLDMAAVVEFIHTATLLHDDVVDESDLRRGRATANAAFGNAASVLVGDFLYSRAFQMMVAPNELKIMQILADATNTIAEGEVLQLMNMHDPDVNEERYLQVIHYKTGKLFEASSALGALLAKSTPEQYAAAEAYGRHIGTAFQLIDDILDYTADAAQMGKNAGDDLREGKPTLPLIYLLDHGTQAQKKLVRGAIEQAEELPEDLFQQVYQAIMESDALAYTQAAAEREARLAEETLQCFPMNEAKQSLLDLCAYSLKRST from the coding sequence ATGAGCACTAACTTACAAACCATTCTTAGCCCAATTTCAGCGGATATGCAGTCCCTCAATGAGGTGATTCGCAATCGCTTAAGCTCAGAAGTAGCGCTCATTAACCAAATTTCAGGCTACATCATTGAGGCAGGTGGCAAGCGTATCCGCCCTGCACTTTTATTATTAACCGCCAAAGCCATTGCTAATGGCAAACCGCTCGCACACCATTTAGACATGGCTGCCGTTGTTGAATTTATTCATACAGCAACCCTTTTACATGATGATGTGGTCGATGAATCCGATTTAAGGCGCGGTCGCGCCACCGCTAATGCGGCATTTGGGAATGCGGCTAGTGTTTTAGTGGGTGATTTTCTATATTCGCGCGCTTTTCAAATGATGGTGGCGCCCAACGAGCTCAAGATTATGCAAATCTTGGCTGATGCAACTAATACGATTGCTGAAGGTGAAGTGCTTCAACTGATGAATATGCACGATCCAGATGTTAATGAAGAGCGCTACTTACAAGTTATTCACTATAAAACCGGTAAATTATTCGAGGCTTCTTCAGCATTAGGTGCTTTATTAGCTAAATCAACTCCAGAGCAATATGCGGCGGCTGAAGCTTATGGCCGTCATATTGGTACAGCCTTTCAATTAATTGATGACATCCTGGACTACACCGCTGATGCTGCGCAAATGGGTAAAAATGCAGGTGATGACTTAAGAGAAGGTAAACCAACCTTACCGCTTATTTATTTATTGGATCATGGTACACAAGCGCAAAAAAAATTAGTGCGCGGCGCCATTGAACAGGCCGAAGAGTTACCAGAGGATCTTTTCCAGCAGGTTTATCAAGCAATTATGGAGTCAGATGCACTAGCCTATACACAGGCTGCTGCTGAACGTGAAGCGCGCCTCGCAGAGGAAACACTCCAATGCTTCCCGATGAATGAAGCTAAACAAAGCCTATTAGATCTTTGCGCTTACTCCTTAAAACGCTCCACTTAA
- the rpmA gene encoding 50S ribosomal protein L27 yields the protein MAQKKGGGSTRNGRDSESKRLGVKVYGGQAINAGGIIVRQRGTRVHPGVNVGCGKDHTLFALVDGHVEFGVKGAAKKAFVSVLPRA from the coding sequence ATGGCACAGAAAAAAGGCGGCGGTTCCACACGTAACGGTCGCGATTCAGAGTCAAAACGCTTAGGCGTTAAGGTTTATGGCGGTCAAGCCATCAATGCAGGCGGCATCATCGTTCGCCAACGCGGTACACGCGTTCACCCAGGTGTGAACGTTGGTTGTGGCAAAGACCACACATTGTTCGCATTGGTAGATGGTCATGTTGAATTTGGCGTTAAAGGTGCAGCTAAGAAGGCATTCGTGTCTGTGCTGCCGCGCGCTTAA
- the rplU gene encoding 50S ribosomal protein L21, translated as MYAVIKTGGKQYKVAAGEKLKIEQIPADVGSEITLDQVLAVGVGESLKFGEPLVSGAAVKATVISQGRHDKVKIFKMRRRKHYQKRQGHRQNFTEILINSIKA; from the coding sequence ATGTACGCGGTCATAAAAACCGGTGGCAAACAATATAAAGTTGCTGCTGGCGAAAAATTGAAAATAGAACAGATACCAGCGGATGTAGGCAGCGAAATCACTCTTGACCAAGTTCTCGCCGTAGGCGTTGGTGAATCACTGAAGTTTGGTGAGCCATTGGTAAGTGGTGCAGCTGTTAAAGCCACTGTTATTTCTCAGGGTCGTCACGACAAAGTTAAGATTTTTAAGATGCGCAGACGTAAGCATTATCAAAAGCGTCAAGGTCATCGTCAGAACTTTACTGAGATTTTGATTAATTCCATTAAGGCCTAA